From one Paenibacillus sp. FSL K6-1330 genomic stretch:
- a CDS encoding metallophosphoesterase family protein, whose amino-acid sequence MLSIMKGPYLQNPTEHTMTVMWETSLPATSRVDVLLAERIHSGHQGNYKQPVDLFGTFANESPTRIHQITVEGLEPGTTYYYRIYTQHESYKIDSRFYMFKTAAGQGEPFSFTVTSETGGYSGFDSSGGRINQRIFSRMKQYRPDIALFVGDVVHDGKLAEDWDKYFFGPGRDFFVDTPIYSCLGNHEDNASWYYDLFAFPEPKNFYAFYYGDAHFICLDSTELIRKEDYPRSSGVMSPGNAQYDFLERELSTSNRRWKIVYFHYPPYVSGGYQVEDLRQLCPVFERYGVDLVINSHTIVYERSHPLTQGTVDYDNGIVYIVAGGAGAMPGWLLPKREWHTSQSLAVPHFLQVVVTLDRLEVRAIDDEGRLFDTLRIRKSAEGKRDYI is encoded by the coding sequence ATGCTTTCCATTATGAAAGGGCCGTACCTGCAAAACCCGACCGAACACACTATGACCGTGATGTGGGAAACGTCTCTCCCTGCAACTTCCAGGGTAGATGTTCTACTTGCTGAGAGAATACATAGCGGACATCAAGGGAACTACAAGCAGCCTGTTGACCTATTCGGTACTTTCGCTAATGAGTCTCCAACACGGATACATCAAATAACGGTGGAGGGTCTCGAGCCCGGAACCACCTATTATTACAGGATCTACACCCAGCATGAATCCTATAAGATTGATTCAAGATTTTATATGTTCAAGACAGCAGCAGGACAAGGTGAGCCATTCTCTTTTACAGTGACCAGTGAAACCGGGGGTTACAGCGGGTTTGATTCGTCGGGAGGACGTATAAATCAGAGAATTTTCAGCCGGATGAAGCAGTATCGACCCGATATCGCCTTGTTTGTAGGAGATGTCGTCCATGACGGGAAGCTTGCTGAGGATTGGGACAAGTATTTCTTTGGGCCTGGACGAGATTTTTTTGTGGATACACCTATCTACAGTTGCCTGGGAAATCATGAGGACAACGCGTCATGGTATTACGATCTGTTTGCTTTTCCCGAACCGAAGAATTTCTACGCATTTTATTACGGAGACGCTCATTTCATCTGCTTGGACAGCACGGAATTGATCAGAAAAGAAGATTATCCTCGCAGCTCCGGCGTAATGAGTCCGGGAAATGCGCAGTATGATTTCTTGGAACGCGAGCTCTCAACAAGCAATCGCAGGTGGAAAATTGTATATTTTCACTACCCGCCATATGTTTCGGGTGGCTATCAAGTCGAGGATTTGCGGCAGCTTTGCCCGGTATTTGAACGGTATGGCGTGGATCTGGTTATCAACTCGCATACGATTGTATATGAGCGAAGCCACCCATTGACGCAAGGAACCGTGGATTACGACAACGGCATCGTGTACATCGTAGCAGGCGGCGCCGGAGCCATGCCGGGCTGGTTGCTGCCTAAGAGGGAATGGCATACTTCGCAGTCTTTGGCGGTGCCTCATTTTCTGCAAGTCGTTGTAACGTTGGATCGCTTGGAAGTGCGCGCCATCGATGATGAAGGGCGATTGTTTGATACGCTGCGAATACGAAAAAGCGCTGAAGGCAAGAGGGATTACATATAG
- a CDS encoding MFS transporter, giving the protein MARIRIGMFFSVFVAMVGLMIIAPVMPPLIRELGLSETHSGLIISLGSIAMAVMGPVWGNLSDSKGRKPVIVFGFIGMFVSYMLFTAVMYLGLHDRISGALLILLLIVTRAMVGFFIPAVPSSAQAYIADVTDEKGRSAGMALLGSANGLGLVLGPAIAGGFALISLIAPLYAGALLPVIAVVAVLYLVPATKPVIQQKAPRVNPFQKGVCLYLFAGLATMLGIITVQVIGGFYYQDQLDLTTQETARMISLSLMISGVAMIVTQGLQMKKLKWPPKAMILIGAVLLMASMLLLLFTGSLISYFIAFFLFGVGTGLMMPGFMAGASLAVSREQQGGVAGLVSAVQGIAAMISPILSTPLYRVDKHIPFALIGIIVLLMALVVLGTRDQPLCE; this is encoded by the coding sequence ATGGCTAGAATCCGGATCGGCATGTTCTTCAGCGTATTTGTCGCCATGGTCGGATTAATGATCATCGCTCCCGTTATGCCGCCCTTGATCAGAGAATTGGGATTAAGCGAGACGCATTCGGGCTTGATCATATCCCTGGGCTCTATCGCAATGGCCGTCATGGGACCGGTATGGGGAAATTTAAGTGATTCCAAGGGCAGGAAGCCTGTCATTGTATTTGGTTTTATCGGCATGTTCGTCAGTTATATGTTATTCACTGCGGTTATGTACCTGGGTCTTCATGATAGAATCTCCGGTGCGCTGCTTATCCTTCTGCTCATTGTTACTCGGGCTATGGTGGGTTTCTTTATTCCGGCTGTTCCCTCTTCAGCTCAGGCGTATATCGCCGATGTGACCGACGAGAAAGGGCGCTCCGCCGGAATGGCACTTCTTGGCTCGGCTAACGGCTTAGGCTTAGTATTGGGTCCTGCTATTGCCGGCGGGTTTGCGCTCATCAGCCTGATCGCCCCGCTGTATGCTGGCGCCCTTCTACCGGTAATCGCTGTGGTTGCTGTACTTTACCTTGTCCCTGCCACAAAACCGGTCATTCAGCAGAAGGCCCCCCGTGTGAATCCGTTCCAAAAAGGAGTTTGTCTTTATTTATTTGCGGGCCTGGCCACCATGCTGGGCATCATTACGGTGCAAGTCATCGGCGGGTTTTATTATCAGGATCAGCTCGATCTGACGACCCAGGAAACAGCCCGTATGATCTCCCTCAGTTTGATGATTAGCGGAGTCGCCATGATTGTCACGCAGGGCCTGCAGATGAAGAAACTCAAATGGCCGCCAAAAGCGATGATTCTGATCGGCGCTGTACTGCTTATGGCCAGTATGCTGCTGCTGCTCTTCACCGGAAGCTTGATAAGCTACTTCATCGCATTCTTCTTATTCGGTGTGGGCACCGGGTTGATGATGCCGGGATTTATGGCAGGCGCTTCGCTTGCGGTTAGCCGCGAGCAGCAAGGCGGCGTAGCCGGCCTGGTGTCTGCCGTTCAGGGCATTGCTGCCATGATCTCCCCGATTCTCAGCACGCCCCTCTATCGAGTGGACAAACATATCCCGTTTGCGCTGATCGGGATCATTGTCCTTCTGATGGCATTGGTTGTGCTTGGAACACGGGATCAGCCCCTCTGCGAATGA
- a CDS encoding GNAT family N-acetyltransferase → MYTHRPLADEDLSTICSFPQTPEELFYVSPRSEFPWTPEQILSLLENRYDPTVIVEESTGQVVAYANFYEDVDQSLLLGNVIVAPSHRGMGAAQKLLQTMMDIAKEKYGMTTFSLSCHNTNSRGLVFYHKLGFEPFDVRITTLDDDQKMITIQMRMNLV, encoded by the coding sequence ATGTACACCCATAGGCCGCTGGCAGACGAGGATTTATCAACGATATGCAGCTTTCCTCAAACGCCGGAGGAGCTGTTTTACGTGAGTCCCAGATCGGAGTTTCCTTGGACGCCGGAGCAAATCTTGAGTTTGCTAGAAAATCGATATGATCCTACGGTTATTGTTGAAGAATCTACAGGGCAGGTTGTCGCTTATGCGAATTTTTATGAGGATGTTGATCAATCTCTGCTGCTCGGCAATGTTATCGTTGCTCCGTCGCATAGGGGAATGGGAGCCGCGCAGAAGCTGTTACAGACCATGATGGATATAGCCAAAGAGAAATATGGAATGACAACCTTTTCTCTTAGCTGCCATAATACCAACTCCAGAGGGCTGGTTTTTTATCATAAGCTTGGATTTGAGCCCTTCGATGTCCGTATTACGACGTTAGATGATGATCAGAAGATGATTACCATTCAGATGAGGATGAATTTAGTCTGA
- a CDS encoding AraC family transcriptional regulator yields MQPDFSAASSCSESLQMIYDAYFATLNIQKSGSNAYMLAPSAGEGGFYRLRTYSGLQICYSDYQYHRRFTNRFQSKEPMIEIQFNFSGERHIHIGGKDRTLDRGTSALLLMEDIDVRFALPNQERHQSFSLGIPVSLFNFAVAQTAGREENHFRQLLDVSEFQKIHLSFSSYEQELIKRLIHDVCQPMRSMLLVEGTAYELLDRTIQQLFGHESLPEGLSAADVRKLCLAHGILESRYASPPSLLELAREIGLNDYKLKMGFRQCYGTTVYGFIRKVRMERAMELLHSGEANVTEAALAVGYRNVSAFSQTFRQTYGVSPSEVKKYY; encoded by the coding sequence ATGCAGCCGGATTTTTCGGCAGCTTCCAGCTGCTCGGAATCATTGCAGATGATCTATGATGCTTATTTTGCCACTTTAAATATTCAAAAGTCCGGCAGCAATGCCTATATGCTCGCTCCATCTGCGGGAGAAGGTGGCTTCTACCGCTTGCGGACCTATAGCGGCCTACAGATATGCTATTCGGATTATCAATATCATCGCCGGTTTACGAACCGGTTTCAATCGAAAGAGCCGATGATCGAGATTCAGTTCAATTTTAGCGGAGAACGGCATATCCATATTGGCGGAAAGGATCGCACCCTGGACCGTGGGACAAGCGCCCTGCTGTTGATGGAGGATATTGACGTTCGCTTTGCGCTACCGAACCAAGAGCGGCATCAGTCTTTCTCGCTTGGCATTCCTGTCTCCCTGTTTAATTTTGCGGTGGCCCAGACTGCAGGACGTGAAGAGAATCATTTCAGGCAGCTGCTGGATGTTTCCGAATTTCAAAAAATCCACTTGTCTTTCAGCTCCTATGAACAAGAACTGATCAAGAGATTGATTCATGATGTTTGTCAGCCCATGCGATCCATGCTGCTTGTTGAAGGTACAGCCTATGAACTGCTGGATCGAACGATCCAGCAGCTGTTCGGTCATGAATCCTTGCCTGAAGGGCTATCAGCGGCTGATGTACGCAAGCTATGCCTCGCTCATGGGATTCTGGAGTCGAGATATGCTTCACCGCCTTCGTTGCTGGAGCTGGCCAGAGAAATTGGGCTGAATGATTATAAACTTAAGATGGGCTTCAGGCAATGCTACGGGACAACCGTATATGGGTTCATCCGGAAGGTCAGGATGGAGCGGGCGATGGAATTATTGCATAGCGGGGAGGCTAACGTGACCGAGGCAGCCTTGGCCGTAGGTTATCGCAATGTGAGTGCATTCTCGCAGACATTTCGCCAAACCTATGGTGTCAGCCCTTCTGAAGTTAAGAAGTACTACTGA
- a CDS encoding class I SAM-dependent methyltransferase, with product MFDLSSKYYDVIYSLKDYKQEAHLVREYIEGQGKNYRTMLDVACGTAEHALFLKQFYAIDGIDLNPEFVSIAKSKNPEGNYSVADMTRFHLDRKYDVILCLFSSIGYVKTLDLLVQTLTQFKEHLNEEGVILVEPWFTPDVWTAGRVDAIMTERRGIHISRMSHSDREGNISIMKFEYLFGSEHGIEHYTEEHRMGLFTVDEMIKAFQEAGLHVEHDTQGLIGRGMYIARNMK from the coding sequence ATGTTTGATTTATCGTCGAAATATTATGATGTAATTTACAGCCTTAAGGATTATAAGCAGGAGGCGCACCTGGTCCGGGAATATATTGAAGGACAGGGCAAGAATTACCGGACCATGCTCGATGTTGCCTGTGGAACTGCGGAACATGCTTTGTTCTTAAAGCAGTTCTATGCAATCGATGGTATTGATCTAAATCCCGAATTCGTCTCGATAGCGAAGTCAAAAAATCCTGAGGGAAATTATTCGGTTGCCGACATGACCCGTTTTCACTTGGATCGGAAATATGATGTGATCCTGTGTCTGTTCAGCTCCATCGGTTATGTGAAAACGCTGGATCTATTGGTACAGACCCTTACGCAGTTTAAGGAGCATCTGAACGAGGAGGGTGTCATTCTGGTTGAGCCGTGGTTTACACCGGATGTCTGGACCGCCGGAAGAGTGGACGCGATCATGACTGAGCGTCGCGGGATCCATATCAGCAGGATGTCCCATTCGGACCGCGAAGGCAATATTTCGATCATGAAATTCGAGTATTTGTTTGGAAGCGAGCATGGAATTGAACATTATACGGAGGAGCATCGTATGGGGCTCTTTACCGTGGATGAGATGATTAAGGCATTCCAGGAAGCGGGCCTTCACGTGGAGCATGATACGCAAGGCTTGATTGGAAGAGGCATGTATATTGCACGAAATATGAAGTAA
- a CDS encoding NusG domain II-containing protein gives MLSRLRRGDMILFALILILGSFTGLQWWKHSHVDYQQGQLQALITVNGKEYETVPLTGDERIIDIKTKFGHNTLKVYDYGIQMIYSDAPRRIALDMGFISEPYQQIICVPTRVVVEVLVPEHEQRETELDAVVG, from the coding sequence ATGTTGTCCAGATTAAGACGCGGAGATATGATCCTGTTTGCCTTGATCCTGATCCTTGGCTCCTTCACGGGTCTGCAATGGTGGAAGCATAGCCATGTGGATTACCAGCAGGGACAACTGCAGGCCTTGATTACGGTGAATGGCAAAGAATACGAAACCGTCCCACTGACCGGGGACGAACGTATCATTGATATTAAGACCAAGTTTGGACACAACACCCTGAAAGTGTACGACTACGGGATCCAGATGATATACTCGGATGCCCCGAGGAGAATTGCACTGGATATGGGATTTATTTCGGAACCCTACCAGCAGATCATCTGCGTGCCGACTAGAGTCGTGGTCGAGGTGTTAGTCCCCGAACATGAACAGCGTGAGACGGAACTGGATGCTGTGGTAGGCTAA
- a CDS encoding HAD family hydrolase, translating to MSTIQAVLFDFDGTLADTLPLSFKAFRAVFLKYEGKTLTDAEIVETFGPTEEEIITKYLSNPAHVDEAVEYYYEVFEKDFQKHVQVSESIQNLISKLWDLHIPMVIITGKSRRCLDICLRNLELDGFFAATITGDEVERSKPDPEGIFKAVQLLGLSTSDVVFVGDSDADIAAGKSAQVLTIGAHWFDTVQNVEFSVEPDDIYTRPDQLIALVMGQGK from the coding sequence ATGTCCACCATTCAGGCGGTGCTGTTTGATTTTGATGGTACATTAGCAGATACGTTGCCGCTTTCGTTTAAAGCGTTCCGGGCGGTTTTCTTGAAATATGAAGGCAAAACGTTGACGGATGCGGAAATCGTGGAGACCTTTGGTCCAACGGAGGAAGAGATTATAACTAAATATCTCTCGAACCCAGCCCATGTTGACGAAGCCGTAGAATATTATTACGAAGTGTTTGAGAAGGATTTTCAGAAGCATGTACAGGTGTCGGAATCGATCCAGAATCTAATCTCGAAGTTGTGGGATTTACATATACCCATGGTCATTATTACGGGCAAGAGCAGAAGGTGCCTGGATATCTGTCTTAGAAATCTGGAGCTGGACGGTTTTTTTGCCGCTACTATCACGGGTGATGAGGTTGAACGTTCCAAGCCGGACCCGGAAGGGATATTCAAAGCCGTTCAATTGCTCGGTCTGAGTACATCGGACGTGGTTTTTGTCGGCGACAGCGATGCCGATATAGCGGCAGGCAAATCAGCCCAGGTGCTCACCATTGGAGCGCATTGGTTTGATACCGTACAGAACGTAGAATTTAGCGTTGAACCTGATGATATTTATACTCGGCCCGATCAGTTAATAGCCCTCGTCATGGGCCAGGGAAAATGA
- a CDS encoding ABC transporter substrate-binding protein, which yields MKPTKKLPITISILALMSLMLMACNGSSPPSSMKQGTAGTAIQPTVSPNDSPPSDTGSEDAMRSYTDYKGHSVDIPVSPKRIIFSGETFSDLLVLDVQVIGTDMNRMKGAVYEDRIQNVEDIGFPTSFEKVLALNPDLIIVANPDETAYEQLSKIAPTLMFDTFAPLEKRLPELGDILGRKAQAEQWVTDYEAKADAMWQQLQSVGMKPDETASVFTYYPGDRLFVMASTGLSQELYHPNGFKPTPNIQQLLDEDSGFKEISMENLPEFAGDRIFILNPVQPEAQKSTQDMMNSPIWASLPAVKDGHVYTIDIAKSGSDAATREWLLQELPNMITE from the coding sequence ATGAAACCTACTAAAAAATTGCCCATAACTATCAGCATCCTTGCATTGATGAGTCTCATGTTGATGGCATGCAATGGAAGCAGCCCCCCTTCTTCTATGAAGCAGGGAACGGCAGGAACTGCTATTCAGCCAACCGTCAGCCCTAACGACTCCCCCCCATCCGATACTGGCTCGGAAGATGCTATGCGTTCCTATACGGATTATAAAGGACACAGTGTTGATATCCCCGTATCGCCAAAGCGCATCATATTCTCCGGTGAAACTTTCAGCGATTTATTGGTCTTGGATGTCCAAGTAATCGGTACCGATATGAACCGGATGAAAGGGGCCGTTTATGAAGACAGGATTCAAAATGTGGAAGACATTGGATTTCCGACCAGCTTCGAGAAGGTGCTCGCACTCAACCCGGACTTGATTATCGTGGCGAACCCAGACGAGACGGCATACGAACAACTGTCCAAGATAGCACCCACGCTTATGTTTGATACATTTGCTCCTTTGGAGAAGCGTTTGCCGGAGCTTGGCGATATTCTCGGCAGAAAGGCGCAAGCTGAACAATGGGTAACCGATTATGAGGCTAAGGCAGATGCCATGTGGCAGCAACTGCAATCCGTCGGCATGAAACCCGATGAGACAGCCTCCGTCTTCACGTATTATCCGGGGGACCGGCTCTTTGTCATGGCCAGCACGGGCTTATCTCAAGAACTCTATCATCCTAACGGCTTTAAGCCCACGCCAAATATTCAACAGTTGCTGGATGAAGACAGTGGATTCAAGGAGATCTCGATGGAGAACCTTCCCGAGTTTGCCGGAGACAGAATCTTTATCCTGAATCCGGTTCAGCCCGAAGCTCAGAAATCCACACAAGACATGATGAACAGTCCGATCTGGGCTAGCCTTCCTGCTGTCAAGGATGGGCATGTGTATACCATCGACATTGCTAAATCCGGTAGTGACGCAGCTACAAGGGAATGGTTACTTCAAGAGCTTCCGAATATGATAACCGAATAA
- a CDS encoding GNAT family N-acetyltransferase yields MSITLQTSRLQLKTVDQDRAADVVDFIVKNDDHWKVWEPAREAEFYTIDKQAEILAAESRSIADGSLFKVWLHQDDEIIGSISISNIVRGVFQSAHVGYKLAQAHTGKGYMTEALKAVVAYCFDTLELHRLEANIMPRNKASLNVVRRLGFYEEGLAIKYLKINGVWEDHLHMVIRNERLE; encoded by the coding sequence ATGTCCATTACACTACAAACTTCGCGTCTGCAGTTGAAGACCGTGGATCAGGATCGGGCAGCGGATGTGGTGGATTTTATAGTCAAGAACGATGACCATTGGAAGGTGTGGGAGCCCGCTAGAGAAGCTGAGTTCTACACCATCGATAAACAGGCGGAGATTCTGGCTGCGGAGAGTCGAAGCATAGCTGACGGATCTCTGTTTAAAGTGTGGCTGCATCAAGATGATGAAATCATCGGTTCGATTTCGATCAGCAATATCGTTCGAGGCGTCTTTCAATCGGCACATGTGGGATACAAGCTGGCACAGGCTCACACGGGGAAAGGATATATGACCGAAGCGCTAAAGGCTGTGGTCGCCTATTGTTTTGATACGTTGGAGTTACACCGGTTGGAAGCTAACATCATGCCAAGAAACAAAGCTTCATTGAATGTAGTGAGACGACTAGGCTTCTACGAAGAAGGACTGGCTATTAAATACCTGAAGATTAACGGCGTCTGGGAAGACCACCTACATATGGTTATCCGCAATGAACGCTTGGAGTAA
- a CDS encoding DUF3139 domain-containing protein — protein MKKIRIALLVLLALVLLSPFVYVQANKMIYAKKVNAYLLEEEHYSKDEIQSVKGVWGVKLPPFYVVVVFKDEPDVEYIYFAHDTIMQFEYRLTPEGKARGITRSKLRHYIPRD, from the coding sequence ATGAAGAAAATCAGAATTGCATTACTGGTATTGTTAGCTCTTGTGCTTCTGTCTCCCTTTGTGTACGTGCAGGCGAATAAAATGATCTACGCTAAGAAGGTGAATGCCTACCTGCTAGAAGAAGAACATTACAGCAAGGATGAGATACAGTCGGTAAAAGGCGTCTGGGGCGTTAAGCTGCCTCCCTTTTATGTCGTCGTGGTGTTCAAGGACGAGCCTGATGTCGAATATATTTATTTTGCACATGATACGATTATGCAGTTCGAATACCGATTGACGCCAGAGGGGAAAGCCCGTGGAATTACCCGATCAAAGCTAAGGCATTATATCCCAAGGGACTAA
- a CDS encoding GNAT family N-acetyltransferase: MHKRIEELTLNAWPALQTLTHHGWLLRFADGYTKRSNSIHALYTEPSIDLYGQIEQCERLYVKAGLDVIFKMTPFNPQELDPILESRGYTIQDPTSFRVLDHLDDIEPPSHEEVKIEEKLTNEWLNVLGDVTGISERNKAVKRKLFNYSVIPYGFFILYDQAEPVACGIGALEQGFVGIYDLVTAPACRNRGFGKQLLLHILQWAKKNGATSSYLQVVQSNLAASRLYDRLQYKEIYSYWYRHKRIEG; this comes from the coding sequence GTGCATAAGAGAATCGAAGAGCTTACCTTAAACGCTTGGCCAGCGCTCCAAACCTTGACACATCATGGATGGCTGTTACGATTTGCAGACGGTTATACCAAGAGATCCAACTCCATTCATGCTCTCTATACAGAGCCTTCGATAGACCTTTATGGCCAGATTGAACAATGTGAGCGTTTATATGTAAAGGCCGGGCTTGACGTCATATTTAAAATGACACCATTCAATCCGCAGGAACTCGATCCTATTTTGGAATCCAGGGGATATACCATACAGGATCCTACCAGCTTTAGAGTGTTGGATCACTTGGATGATATTGAGCCTCCATCCCATGAGGAGGTTAAGATCGAAGAAAAGCTAACCAATGAATGGCTGAATGTGCTCGGGGATGTTACCGGAATTTCCGAGAGAAACAAGGCTGTGAAAAGAAAGCTATTTAACTATTCCGTGATACCGTATGGATTCTTCATCCTATATGATCAAGCTGAACCTGTAGCATGCGGGATCGGAGCTTTGGAGCAGGGCTTTGTAGGAATATATGATCTGGTTACGGCTCCGGCATGTCGAAATCGCGGGTTTGGCAAACAGTTACTGTTACATATACTGCAGTGGGCCAAGAAGAATGGAGCCACGAGCAGCTATTTACAGGTGGTACAGAGTAATCTTGCTGCAAGCCGATTGTATGATCGTCTTCAGTACAAAGAGATTTATTCCTATTGGTACAGACACAAACGTATCGAAGGGTAA
- a CDS encoding GNAT family N-acetyltransferase: protein MLQVGVRRPNRGDIDAMDDFFRFVITDTFAKEGLSDLLEDMEQEIDSKNRYLNADFDTHGEQRYFLIGLLDNNIVSCIEFGPSNALIREATDGEWRDVVEIGTVFVHPDYQQQGIGSLMLNVMYLTLLNKGMTEFCLDSGYTQAQKIWKKKLGEPDYVLQDHWGSGADHMIWKRRLVDVPVLFRL from the coding sequence ATGCTTCAAGTAGGAGTTAGGCGACCCAATCGCGGCGATATAGATGCCATGGATGATTTTTTCAGGTTCGTGATTACCGATACTTTTGCCAAAGAAGGTTTATCAGATTTACTTGAAGATATGGAGCAGGAGATCGACAGCAAAAATAGGTACTTGAACGCGGATTTTGATACGCACGGAGAGCAGAGATACTTTCTCATCGGACTGCTAGACAACAACATTGTGAGCTGCATCGAGTTTGGACCATCCAATGCATTGATCCGGGAAGCTACTGATGGTGAATGGCGTGATGTGGTTGAAATCGGAACGGTATTTGTTCATCCTGATTACCAACAGCAAGGGATCGGAAGTTTAATGTTAAATGTCATGTATCTTACGCTTCTCAATAAAGGAATGACCGAATTTTGTTTGGATAGCGGATACACCCAAGCACAGAAGATCTGGAAGAAGAAGCTAGGTGAACCCGATTATGTCCTTCAGGACCATTGGGGGAGCGGAGCAGACCATATGATATGGAAAAGAAGGCTCGTGGATGTTCCTGTTCTGTTCAGATTATAG
- a CDS encoding helix-turn-helix domain-containing protein: protein MKANPFQIPYRSLTYHLVDADSRTESIGWTSGSLTSNSHTLLIFAKGKGSLHIDQHVLTITPGKCYLLCPGTTYQVHNGTDNAIQYSTLAFAVIQVGEQQHTTYKDELIPGKFELCAYPSSHLLRLIESLHSNGEYSSNIHWVQQHAKFHELLVFLLQQNIQADREPTSVQAVESVIQYVDEHYMYPDLTVKQLAEMAELSTWRFTHIFQERTGKKPLHYLTDLRINRAKELLAQRNEPLRNIAQEIGYTDEYYFSRRFRQITGMSPKQFAERMDVSKRVNDWTGHEVDIPSVPNRILYYGETFGDLLAIGMRPMAGNCLTNTHNQQADIQYALDISHRKNSIETMEWKPDLIILAHADEKEYRWFSKIAPTVTFNSFAPLAHRLHTLGDWLGRAHEADQWLNWYRTRTDNMWRELQQAMKPSETASVFVYDHGSRLFVMGMSGLSTGLYHARGFQPPEPIRKVLNDGLGYKEISTEELPFFAGDRIFMLIPGNAVSRQAAEDMMQSSLWDNLPAVRNGLVHVLGAERWNYGDARTLVKLLNLLPELLLSTSTSKNRLIVSQ from the coding sequence ATGAAGGCGAATCCCTTTCAGATCCCCTATCGTTCCTTAACTTATCATTTAGTGGATGCGGATAGCCGAACGGAGTCCATCGGATGGACATCGGGTAGTTTGACGTCGAACTCCCATACCTTGTTAATCTTTGCCAAAGGTAAAGGCAGTCTGCATATCGATCAACATGTCCTCACGATTACGCCTGGCAAGTGTTATTTACTGTGTCCCGGCACCACTTATCAGGTTCATAACGGAACGGACAACGCCATTCAATACTCCACGCTTGCCTTCGCGGTCATTCAAGTTGGTGAACAGCAGCATACAACATACAAAGACGAACTCATTCCGGGGAAGTTTGAATTATGTGCGTATCCTAGTTCTCATTTGCTCCGGCTGATTGAATCGTTACATTCTAACGGTGAATATTCATCTAATATCCACTGGGTGCAGCAGCATGCCAAGTTTCACGAATTGCTCGTCTTTTTGCTTCAGCAAAATATTCAGGCAGACCGTGAACCAACCTCTGTGCAAGCCGTAGAGAGCGTTATTCAATATGTTGACGAGCACTACATGTATCCTGATCTGACGGTAAAACAACTGGCGGAGATGGCCGAATTATCGACCTGGCGTTTCACGCACATATTCCAGGAACGAACCGGGAAAAAACCTCTGCATTACTTAACCGACTTGCGCATTAATCGCGCCAAAGAACTTCTAGCGCAAAGGAATGAACCGCTGCGAAACATCGCCCAAGAGATTGGATACACGGATGAATACTATTTCAGCCGCCGTTTCCGCCAGATTACGGGGATGTCACCGAAGCAATTCGCCGAACGCATGGACGTCAGTAAACGCGTAAACGACTGGACCGGACATGAAGTCGATATTCCGTCGGTACCAAATCGCATTCTGTATTACGGCGAAACTTTCGGTGATCTGCTCGCGATCGGAATGCGGCCAATGGCAGGCAATTGCCTGACCAATACCCATAACCAGCAGGCTGATATTCAATATGCTCTTGATATAAGCCATCGGAAAAATTCGATTGAAACCATGGAATGGAAACCGGATTTGATCATTTTGGCCCATGCCGATGAAAAAGAATACCGATGGTTCTCCAAAATCGCCCCTACTGTCACATTCAATTCCTTCGCTCCTCTCGCCCATCGTTTGCATACGCTTGGCGATTGGCTCGGAAGAGCGCATGAGGCGGATCAATGGCTCAATTGGTATCGAACCAGGACGGATAACATGTGGAGGGAACTGCAGCAAGCCATGAAGCCTAGCGAAACCGCGTCCGTCTTCGTATATGACCATGGATCCCGTCTCTTCGTTATGGGAATGTCCGGTCTGTCAACAGGTCTATATCACGCGCGTGGATTTCAACCGCCGGAGCCTATTCGCAAGGTGCTGAACGACGGGTTGGGTTATAAGGAAATTTCGACTGAGGAGTTGCCCTTCTTCGCCGGTGACCGTATCTTTATGCTTATACCGGGCAATGCCGTATCCAGGCAAGCTGCGGAAGACATGATGCAGTCCTCGCTATGGGACAACCTGCCGGCTGTCCGGAACGGCCTTGTTCATGTGTTGGGGGCAGAACGCTGGAACTACGGAGATGCCCGAACGCTGGTAAAGCTTCTGAACCTGCTGCCTGAACTATTATTGTCTACGTCCACTTCTAAAAACCGCCTTATAGTTTCTCAATAA